A single genomic interval of Roseomonas aeriglobus harbors:
- a CDS encoding endo alpha-1,4 polygalactosaminidase codes for MNRRRMIEMGAKVLALAFAPRAAAAIDSRQAPPPMRWAIDYSATTDPATARRFELLVLEPDHPRPIAPLRGPGASLLGYISLGEVERTRPYVSSLDDAGALFDPNPNWPDARRVDLRRRTWGELVLDRLIPDILQLGYDGIFIDTMDNAEAMERADPVGNAGMIAAGASLLRSIRARFPAIRIMVNRGYAVVPDAAGAFDILLAEAMASRWNFAERRYEMTPDSDWAWQAERLAAARRADPKLTLATLDYWEPDDRKIVAALYARERAAGFSPYVATLALDRLLPERGG; via the coding sequence ATGAATCGCAGGCGAATGATCGAGATGGGGGCGAAGGTCCTCGCCCTGGCGTTCGCCCCCCGTGCCGCCGCCGCCATCGATTCGCGCCAGGCGCCGCCGCCGATGCGCTGGGCAATCGATTATTCGGCAACGACCGATCCCGCGACGGCGCGACGCTTCGAACTTCTGGTTCTCGAGCCCGATCACCCCCGCCCCATTGCCCCGCTTCGTGGGCCGGGCGCCAGCTTGCTCGGCTACATCAGCCTGGGCGAAGTCGAACGGACGCGCCCCTATGTTTCCTCGCTGGACGACGCCGGTGCGCTCTTCGATCCCAATCCGAACTGGCCCGACGCGCGGCGCGTCGACCTGCGCCGACGCACGTGGGGCGAGCTGGTGCTCGACCGGCTGATCCCCGACATTCTGCAGCTGGGGTATGACGGCATCTTCATCGACACGATGGACAATGCCGAAGCGATGGAGCGGGCCGACCCGGTCGGCAATGCCGGCATGATCGCCGCCGGCGCGAGCCTGCTGCGATCGATCCGCGCACGGTTTCCGGCAATCCGCATCATGGTCAACCGCGGCTATGCGGTCGTTCCCGATGCGGCGGGCGCCTTCGATATCCTGCTGGCGGAGGCGATGGCGTCGCGCTGGAACTTTGCCGAGCGACGCTACGAGATGACGCCCGACAGCGACTGGGCGTGGCAGGCGGAACGCCTGGCCGCCGCACGACGGGCCGACCCGAAGCTGACGCTGGCGACGCTCGATTACTGGGAACCCGACGACCGCAAGATTGTCGCAGCGCTCTACGCGCGCGAACGGGCGGCCGGCTTCTCGCCCTATGTCGCGACCCTCGCGCTCGATCGCCTGTTGCCGGAGCGCGGTGGATGA